A segment of the Toxotes jaculatrix isolate fToxJac2 chromosome 2, fToxJac2.pri, whole genome shotgun sequence genome:
agtgttcccccagaagtgtctaggagcgcgtttcggggcctcaggagagGTTTGGACCctcctttttgtggtacttttttgtcaagctgaaggtggtgtttcggggtggttaagactgtacagggcttggagttttaaccattttgagggccgttctgaaaaaatgacttttttggccgattttaacgcctttactatactatgaccatttttatgacattttgaggccaaaaaaaatatttgactttttttggccgattttgacgccttactatactatcaccatttttatgacattttgaggccaaaaaaaaaatttgactttttttgaccaattttgaccgcctatactatactgtgaccatttttatgacattttgagaatgtgacattttttcaccgatcctcaggggagcaagatagagacatgcgacaccttgtcctaccccccatttgtgtgtaccccgagtccaacggtaccacccttgagtgtctagcacataaggttccggagttatgagcatttgaagttccccccatataagtgagttgggagagtgaaaattttccaaagtgggtgagaggccaaaagtgttccccctagaaagtgtctaggagcgcgtttcggggcctcaggagtggtttggaccccccttttttgtggtacttttgtCAAGCTGagaaggtgtttcgggtggttaaggactgtacagggctcacaggcctaagtgcgagaggccaaaagtgttccccagaaagtgtctaggagcgcgtttcggggcctcaggagtggtttggacccccctttttgtggtactttttgtcaaggctgaaggtggtgtttcgggtggttaagactgtacagggctcacaggcctaagtgcgagacgccaaaagtgttcccccagaatgtgtctaggagcgcgtttcggggcctcaggagccttactatactatgaccatttttatgacattttgagatgtgaacattttcaccgatcctcaggggagcaagttagagacatgcgaccttgtcctacccccccatttgtgtgtaccccgagtccaacggtaccacccttgagtgtctagcacataaggttccggagttatgagcattttgaagttcccccataataagtgagttgggagagtgaaattttccaaagtgtgagaggccaaaagtgtttcccccagaaagtgtctaggagcgacgtttcggggcctcaggagtggtttggaccccctttttgtggtactttttgtcaagctgaaggtggtgtttcgggtggttaagactgtacagggctcacaggcctaagtgcgNNNNNNNNNNNNNNNNNNNNNNNNNNNNNNNNNNNNNNNNNNNNNNNNNNNNNNNNNNNNNNNNNNNNNNNNNNNNNNNNNNNNNNNNNNNNNNNNNNNNNNNNNNNNNNNNNNNNNNNNNNNNNNNNNNNNNNNNNNNNNNNNNNNNNNNNNNNNNNNNNNNNNNNNNNNNNNNNNNNNNNNNNNNNNNNNNNNNNNNNNNNNNNNNNNNNNNNNNNNNNNNNNNNNNNNNNNNNNNNNNNNNNNNNNNNNNNNNNNNNNNNNNNNNNNNNNNNNNNNNNNNNNNNNNNNNNNNNNNNNNNNNNNNNNNNNNNNNNNNNNNNNNNNNNNNNNNNNNNNNNNNNNNNNNNNNNNNNNNNNNNNNNNNNNNNNNNNNNNNNNNNNNNNNNNNNNNNNNNNNNNNNNNNNNNNNNNNNNNNNNNNNNNNNNNNNNNNNNNNNNNNNNNNNNNNNNNNNNNNNNNNNNNNNNNNNNNNNNNNNNNNNNNNNNNNNNNNNNNNNaggaagtgggcgtggccttacAAGCCAGTGACTCTTGTCCTTAGCCAAACATCACAAAGTTAGCCAAAATTGTGAACACACCCTAAGCACAGTACGGAACTTAAACAGAGACGAGaggaaaacacataaacacacccaccGCCCCCTCTTACCCAGAGCTGTTGGGTCTGCATGTTGACTTTACGCAGACCGGAAAATAGAGAAAACCACATGGAACAAACTGAAGATCTAAAGGGGTTGTGTCATGTTTTGAGCTTACGTGAAGGCTGTTCCGTGAAACGTGATCTCATTAGAACAACTAATGTTTATGACTGATGTGTCCCTTTGGTGGCCAGTTACAATTTGCCATCATTTCAGCAGTAACAGTTGTAGACCATCAAATAAAGCATTCATGAAAGAGCGATGACCCAGCCCACATAAAGACAATATGAGGAAGTGATGTACTTCCCACTGGGCCCGAGGTTATTGGTATTTAGTTACGCAAACAGGGAAACtcgttttcattttatttcacttcttaGCAGGGATCATTTTTGAGATACAGAGTATTTCAGAATATTTCTGAATCAAGGATCAACAGCTTCTACCCCTGAAAGTGAAGGGAGAATTACGTGGTTCGAGAATACTAATCGCCGACATCTGAAAGCAGAGTCGACAACTTTGGCTTTGTGGTGTTACTAGAATATAAATTCCATTGTTCCTCTGTAGAAGATTGAGTCATTTGTTGACCTAAGACGCCCGAATGCTGAATGAGTTCCGGTTATTGAAAGTGGTTTCAGTTCTGATCAATGTTTTTTCTATAATTTTATAATATGATGTAATTACAAAATATCCAAAGGATAATATCTCTGCTCTCTGGGAGCTGGGGCTGTTACAAAGCAACTAAGACTACAATATATTTCCTTTCCATAAAACAGCTCACAGCTGATTCATAGTTTATTGAAGTTACCAGTTTGTGGGTGAGTTATTTGCATTACTTTGTATTCTGAAGAAACAGTCTCTGTTATCTTAGGCTTGCATCATTTGTCATAAAATTTCCACACCCTAGAGGTACTTGTATTTGGTTTACACTCACTAAGTAAATACGACAAAGAGCATGGaaacattatttacattacatcgCATTTTCCTTCATGGACTTGTCCCCCAAATCACCCTATACacactgtaaatattaaaataaagtaACCATGCTAGAAATCACCACTGTATCTGCTTCATCAAGACCTAGTTGGTTATAGCATGAAGGAGATAAGGGCTGTGTTGTTCGTGGTCAGGATCTGTGGGTTTGGTTTCCGCTGTGAAAAGTCCTGAAACATGCctgtgtttcctcattttctatTGTGCTGTATAAAGGCAAATAAACCCTCAGGCTGACTGTATTTTGATCTAATAAAAGTATATTaacataaaagtaaataaaaaagtaaattcACATCCTAACAACTTAGAAATTATTAGATTATGTTTAAAGAGCATCAAAGAGCAGTGGCTTTTGATGATTTGTAACCGTATGTTTTCATAGTGGCATGAGAAAGAAATCTAAATTGATAAATGCTGCAGTAAGACACACTGATAAACATGCTTACACACATTATGACCTAGACACTTCACAGATTATCAGTTGATACATAGGAACCTTGATAAAagataaatcaataaaacaaatattacaCAGTCTGATATGATTTCCAAAGAACTACCACTGTAAAATGCAGGTCACTGAGTGAAATGGGGCACTTGATTGTAATGAACCGTCCTCTTCCGCTTGGCAcgttttttctgtcttgtttttgtacatttatgAACTATGCACAGAAATACCAGCAAGGACACAAAGGAACCCCAACGCAGCAGTGTATACCAGAGTGGCACCCCTGTCCAtgccctaaaaaaaacaaaaaaacaaaaacaaagaataaacatACATCTGTGGATGAGTCTCATTTTAGCTCTTGCTAATATTTCCtcaaaagtgatttaaaaatattGTAGACTCTAACCTGCTAAGAAACAGATCTTGATGAGTTTGATTGATTTGTAAAGACTGGTTTTTTGTGTTAGTGTGGATTTTCGTGGTGGCTTGGCAGGTAGTCCAAGGTGGAGTCTTGGCTGTGGTTGTGCTCATTCTTTCCACACAGTCATAAATGGGTTGGCCTGATGATTAAAAGGACAGACATTGAAATGCCATTCTTTTATGAGCGTGTACCTCGTGAAACAAGCATTTCACAACAACCTTGTGTGTCATACTACAAAGTGTCTTTTGCAGTTTGACCACTAAGGGTCGTCAAAGTCAGCTGTAACACAACAGGACATTATATTCACAAAATACACGAAAGCACTCTAGACATTTTGAGAACAATAACTAGACAGTATTAATAATGATGAAGTATGTCAATGATGGCTAATTTACAATGTCACAATCATCCATTTTGCTTGAAAGGTTTTAAGGTCTTTTTCTGCAACAAATGGCTAAAGCTCTCCATTATgccttcatgttttcattttaaacagcaAGCGAAGTGAGGGTGTAACTGGGCAGAAATCATTGAACAGTGCGTTGATCTTGACATCATAATCTTAAGAGAAAACATAAGTGTCAAAATTATGTTGTCATGGAGGAAACTAAGAGCACAAGTCATactggaacacacagacatcacacTTTTAGAACCCATATATGATGTAGTGTCAGTGAATATAGAGACCTCTTGTGGCTtggcttcctgtttgtgtctgtcctcCACTCCCACTGTATAAAGCTGTTTAGCCAAATTGAAAATGTGAAGGTAGGTTGTGTTGTTACCACGATATAATAATTTCAGGGTTTAGTATACCCTGGCATGATAAAACTTGTAAACAGCGCAGAAAATGTCACCTGAAGGAGCAACCATTCAACCACTTAATATTAATTAACTTGAAACCCACATGGTTTCAGAAAGACACTGCTGTTGTGACACTCACCATCCATAGTAGTGACAGAGAGCccctcagtgtttgtgtgcagaatACAGGAGATACAGCAAAGCGAGTATGAATGATTGTGAGATTTTATCTCCCTTACAGGTAGCATCATAATCCTACCTGTAAAATCATAAAACCTTTTCCTGTAATGTCTATAAGTATCTGCTGTATAACGAGAACAAATTTGAGTCTGAAGAAGTGCTGTTATAAATGATTtgacaaagacatttttcttatttttctctgcaaATGTGTTATTCATTTTGAAAGTATCTGTAAAACATTATAACTCATAGACTTCATGGGAAATGTTGCCAATTGTTGCCTTAATATTTATAAGAGACAATAGAACATCCCATCCGTTCTTACCCTGCATTAGAACAACATAGATACAGCCGCTGTCTGCAGGCATCAGAACCTGCACAGAGAGGATATCACTCTGCTGACTGCTTATGTCATTACTGGCAGAACAGTAATAGTCACTGTCCTTTTCCACTTTGCCACAGTGTAGCTGCAAGTCTGAAGACAGATGAAGAAGTAAGTCCTTGGGCTGAGTGCGTTGATACCAGGTATAACCAATGCTAGTGCCCTTTGTACAACCACAGCGCACAGTCACTGGCTGACCCCAACATGTTGgcttgtccaccagagagctcAAGGGCCAAAGTCTGGGTTTAGATACTGGAACTGGCACAAAGACGcaaacaatatatttaaatcCATTTGGCTTGACAGCATAGAGAAGTAAATGttcaaatacagtaaatattgATTGTAATGTGATAGTAACGTACATTTTCCAAAGTAATCATTAAAAGGGTCTGTTCTTCTTACCTTCAGTGATGACCACATTAACTGAAGTCATGATGTCAGCATATATTTTGTCAATCCCAACCCAGTACACTCCAGTGTCATCAAATTGGAGATGAGAGACTTTCACAAACAGGCCTCTTCTTCCTACATCTGTTACATGAAACCTGTCGGTGGTTCTGCCAGCAGTTTCTGAATCCGCCAAAATTTTACAGGTACCTCTGGAGTCCCCTTGGCACCAGTACTTTTTACTGAACAGGAATCGGTTTGTGTCATACTTGCAAAAAAGAATGAATTCACCTCCGACATGCGCTGTGATCTCTCTTTTATCACACTGGAGCTGAAGACTTGCTGAAAGACAGGGTCTAATTAGACTGAGACTGCCTTCCTGAAAACAAGATGATTTCAAGGGGTCTATCCTCTAAATCTGAAATCACAGCAATCCAAAAAATGCTCTTGTTTCAACATTTAactcttttattttaacttttataaTTTCATTGTTTGACCAAAATTTGAATATTAATCTTGTAAACTTTGCAAAAAAGTACCAACAACAAGTGGTCGTGTGAAAAACTAAACGTAAATTTTGGGTTGGGGTGACATGTATTGGTTGTGACAAGTTAACTTGCCCGtgagaaaaatgacatttgcatCGACAAATACTTTTAGCAGATGTGAACGTTTTTcatgtgacaaaaaaataattaactaATGTGTCAGGTAGAttaaaaaatgtggaaaatgatTGTTAAAACACTTTCATTGCTGAATTTTAATTTCTACAAATGAAGAAGTAATGAGTCAATAATGTGAGAATATAACATAGAAAaatcattcacacaaacatttccaaaaatCATGTGCATGCATTGAACCAAACACCAGCATAAGTAGCATACGTGTTACTCCGGCTTAGCTTAAGAACATTATTGATGTTTATACAAGATTGAAGTTTTTATCCATTAATTTTCCAGTTATTAATGAAGTTTGATTAATTGGAAAAATTACAGTTAGTATCCATCTATAAGTTATAGAAACATATTTGCAAAAAGTGGTCCCCTTACATAaattataatgttttattttccaaaaggAATAGAAATTTTATATATGTTATAATTTATATATGttataataaatgaaaagatgattGGAAATAGAAGTAATAAATCATAGTTCACTCACcaccaaaaagcaaaagcaGGCACGGTACCTTCATGTCGCTGTTAAAGGTAAGAATATGAAATCGCAACCACTCAGGAAACGTTTGAGATGGACTGTGGTAATCATCGCTTCCTGTAAGGCACATGGTGATTGACAGAAATGCTTTTGCATGTGTTGCTTTGTCCTGAACACTCATATGAGGTGCTGCACAAACATGCAACATTTATTTCTGGTTTCTGGTTCTGGCCCTTTGGATCCCTTAGAGATTTGTCTATAACAGGGGAAACTGCATTTTCGCTGTTTCATgattatttcattcattcacttagACTGTGAGGTTTACTGCTAGacaaatgatgttttttaacCCCTCAGGTCCATGTAAGAATGGCTGTTTAAGTTAGATAAACAGAGCCACTAGATGTCACCATGCTACTGATATAATGCACATGTGCTGAAGGCATGGTGCAAAGTAGCAATAGTGGGTCTTCCTCATACCATATCATATTTCCTCATATCTGAGACTGAGCAGGCTACCTCTGACATGAACTGCACGCCAGCTTGTCTGACAAGCCCGTTTAAGATAAAGcctgtttttcttattatttttgaaatactggtattttcatttcatatcttGTACTTGCAATATTGAATGTTCTTATACCCATTATTTTCATTCACACTCTTGCCCACAGTTGCTTGAAACAGTGCTCCTCCCAAAGTTTGATTAATTTTGGCAGAGTTTACTTGATAGTATTTCATCTCAAAGAACATGGATACTGTGGCTGTACAGAAGGTATATGAAGACCTAAAGAATTGAGGCGTTTGCTGCTATTTGCTGACTCAGAACATCAGGCTTTTCAGAATTCTCAGAGTCCCTGTCTTTTCACCACTCCTTGTGCCTCTTCCTTCATCCCTAACCGCATCCGTCCTCCACTCCTCTCGTGTGTCCTGAATATTGCTGTCTTTGGGTAGGAACATCTGTTTTTATATGCATAGATATGTGGCCCACTCTGTTTGTGGGTGTCTCCCTCCCATTCCTTCTGTGACACTGTGATAATCAAACACCCGGGTGACTTTAGGACCCAGTGAAAGACACCTAGGGGGCGTGGCAAAATTTTTAATCTGACCACAGAACATGTTAGCTTACTCTTGCTTCCTCTCAGACAGCTTGAACAGTTCCCTTGTGACAGTTCCTTGATGTGATAGTCGCAATAGAGAAGTAGCAACAACAGAAGTGCCACAGCCCTGCACCCAAGCCTTGGCGACCTTACTCCATGACCTGTGGACGAGGACCTTTGTGTCCTGACATGCCTGTCAAAGGTGCCCTGTCCCAGGCAGTGTACAGCCAGCCATGGAGCAGCAGGCCCAGATACTGAGGAGCTTCTTGGTCCAGCTGGAGAATCAAGAAGCTGTGGATGAGGAGGTATCGAATGGAATTGCTGGGGAGTTTGCCGTGAGTCAAGATTTATGTTCCTTTTGTTGAAGTAGTGTTGTGAGTTGTAACGTAGGTGAAGCCTCCACACGATAGACTTATTTCTCCTTTCATTATCACATCATCAGAAACCATGTCATAATTCCTACGTTGTTTAGACTGACTGATTTGACAGTAAGCGCAATAAGAAAACAAACGACAACATGTTTCGGGGAAGTGACACGCTGCTCCTGCATTAACAGCTCCAACACCACACTTGTGCTTCCTCTTTGAACTGATGCTCGTCATTAAAGGGGCATGGCAAGTAAGACCCACGGGCAAATGCATTATAATGCCTAACAGCTCACAAACACTGTTGGTCTAGTACTAATCTATACTACTCATTGGCTAATGTACTACTTGTATCAGTTAGACTACCATCAGTGTATCATTTATCATTCTTGCGTACATATAAGCACAAGCACATGTATatgcacaaaaaacatttgcatcagaagtctgtgtctgtgcgctGCTGTTATGATGAAAAGTGACACGCCAGTGCTTGAGGATCGCTCATGCTGCTGTCATGCTCCTGCCACCCCGACCATGACAGAGGAAGGGGTCTCTTGCATCACTTCCTTTAAGAACAAAAAGCACTCTGTGGTGTGAGCAGTGCAGATGGTCTGCAAGGCCTTTAACACACTGTTTGGAAGTGCGAGGAACAACCTCTGAACAAAAAGACCAGTGTCTCAACAAATCCTGTGAGAATGGATGCGCCATGAGTTTGAGTGTCAAACCTGCCACGCATGGAACGTATGAATGGAATTCCTCTCAGTTTGTGAGCCATCGTGCCAGTTTCTAGTAAAGTGAGTCACAGATTCTGGTCATTAAGGGTTGAATCACATACAAACTGACCATGTTTGACCACTGTGCAACTGGTCACATGCGATTTGCCTGCCGTCTGCCCCCCTCTTTTCCACCATATAAGGCTTTATAAGCATCAAAAAACATAATAGAGTATTAAAAcggaaataaaaacaccaaaattaattttacaatttttttttttagttggaCTGGATAATCTAAAGAGGTAAACGATTATATATTACTATATATACTAAATGTTTAGGGACAAATGCTACAAATGCCTAATCTCCGTTCATCT
Coding sequences within it:
- the LOC121187116 gene encoding uncharacterized protein LOC121187116 isoform X2, which gives rise to MTSVNVVITEVPVSKPRLWPLSSLVDKPTCWGQPVTVRCGCTKGTSIGYTWYQRTQPKDLLLHLSSDLQLHCGKVEKDSDYYCSASNDISSQQSDILSVQVLMPADSGCIYVVLMQGQPIYDCVERMSTTTAKTPPWTTCQATTKIHTNTKNQSLQINQTHQDLFLSRAWTGVPLWYTLLRWGSFVSLLVFLCIVHKCTKTRQKKRAKRKRTVHYNQVPHFTQ
- the LOC121187116 gene encoding uncharacterized protein LOC121187116 isoform X1 gives rise to the protein MKVPCLLLLFGASLQLQCDKREITAHVGGEFILFCKYDTNRFLFSKKYWCQGDSRGTCKILADSETAGRTTDRFHVTDVGRRGLFVKVSHLQFDDTGVYWVGIDKIYADIMTSVNVVITEVPVSKPRLWPLSSLVDKPTCWGQPVTVRCGCTKGTSIGYTWYQRTQPKDLLLHLSSDLQLHCGKVEKDSDYYCSASNDISSQQSDILSVQVLMPADSGCIYVVLMQGQPIYDCVERMSTTTAKTPPWTTCQATTKIHTNTKNQSLQINQTHQDLFLSRAWTGVPLWYTLLRWGSFVSLLVFLCIVHKCTKTRQKKRAKRKRTVHYNQVPHFTQ